The window tcattcaaaatcaatagaaTTCACCTTTTTATGTTGTGTCCTTCATTGGgaacaccaaactcatccacccCCTTCTCAGACCCTACCTGTACACCCTCTCCTCAAACCCTACCTGTACACCCTCTCCTCAAACCCTACCTGTACACCCTCTCCTCAGACCCTACGTGTACACCCCCTTCTCAGACCCTACGTGTACACCCTCTCCTCAGACCCTACGTGTACACCCCCTTCTCAGACCCTACCTGTACACCCTCTCCTCAGACCCTACCTGTACACCCCCTTCTCAGACCCTACGTGTACACCCTCTCCTCAGACCCTACCGGTACACCCTCTGCTTAGACCCAAACTGTACACTCGCTCCTCAGACCCCAAACGTACACCTTCTCCTTAGACCCTACCTGTACACCCTCTCCTCAGACCCGACCTGCAGACCCTGTCCTTAGGGGTACCCCTCTCCTTAGGCCCAACCTGTGCACAGTCTTCTCAGACCCTACGTGTACACCCTCTCCTCAGACCCTACCTGTAGCCTCCAAGGAACGTCACAGCTCTGACAATAACAATACATACCACCTCCTACTTTATACCTCTCACACACTAGCCGATACCGGCTAGGTATTATTTGGTACTTGCTATAGGAGCAGGTATTTGCCAGTAATACCTACTAGGTGCTACTTACTAGCTCCTCCAGGAGCAGGTATTAGCTAGTACTACCTATAGCTAGGTAGTACTTAGTGGCCAGAGGCAGAAGGCAAAGGCCAAAGAAAAGCAGTGTTTGGTTTGGTTGTTGGTCATGATGGGGCGAGGTTCCTCTTTTGTGTTTCTTATCTTGGTTACTAACAAACAAACGGAGACGTCTTTCTGGAGAGGACAATGGAGACGTTGTCTTTCTTGTGTTGAAGTGACTGCAAGATTAGGACGTACACGTCTGCTTTTACACTACACAACAAAGAAAGCACACAAACCATCTACTCACATCCTACTCCTAAAATCCACAACGCGTCATTTTCCCATTTAAAAAACCCGCACGTAAACAGCACACGTAATCAAGTGTTGTGTCAGGTGTTGTTTGGCACTCACAGCTTCCACTGGTAGATGGTGACAGGGGGGTTGGCATCGGCCCTGCAGGTCAGCTGGACGTTCTGACGGTTCAGGTACCAGTTGCCATCAAAGCCTTCGATTTTCACTTCGGGTTCATCTGCAAAAGAAGCACACACAGGGGGTGGgggtgcgggggggggggggggggggggggggggggggggggtgtttgtcAAAGTGTCGATGCACAACTTGCAGCAGAGGAACTTTTGGGAGAACCGCAGGAGGAATGGCAGGAATTTGCCTCGGTCCTCCAAAGTTGGTTGATGAGTGAAACTCAGACATGTTGTGTTCTGTTTGACACGCGCAAGACTCCACTCGTCAAAATGTCAACAAGCAACACATACGCTTAGTAGAACACCCGAACGCACACTGACTTCCCCTCAGAAAATGACCTGACGATATCTTTATTACCATCTGATGCTTTTGAAACACCCTGCAATGTCGGGAAAAGAACATTCAGAGGGAGTGTCTCTCAGAGGGAGTGTCTCTGTCCCATTCAAAACAATACAGGatataaaaaataagaattcaTAGATGAATTGATTGATAATTTAAGCCTAGATCACAATCGGTCGTACAGGCTCCTACGGCCGatcgcagaggttctttgtcatgtcaaacaaactttaCGGGTGCTTCAGTTGTTTTCTGGATGCAAGACAAACTCATGCACTTCGTACGTCTTTCTGTGTCGTCCGTATGGAcaacgtgtgtcttttgtacgttttgctggtgtcaggtttggccAAAATGCCCGCATGGAACGCAAGATcagtcacttttactgcaagTTTGACGGATGTTACAACTTTCGTGCGTTGGCTGTACCAATGAAGCGACGGCATCAGATTTGGTGCGTGATACGCACGTTCCACTTACAGGTTGTTGGATGCACGGTCATCTTACTCACCACAACTACGGTCTCCACCAGCAAAccccgcccccccaaaaaacgcaGCGATTTGGGGAACACAAAAAATCACACGGCAAAATCGTGCATCCGGTTGTGACGTAGCCTTTAATCAAATGCGCATCCCGTGTGTGAAATAGAAATGATCGGAGataattcaacatttttatgtgAAACTCATCTATCTTGCGTGTGTTTAGTCAGATATTtctaataaaacacaaacaccatTCTTACTCTGACGGGAAATCATCATTAGGAAACTTCTACTTGATATATCGTCCATTTTGTCCACTGTTTTTTGGAATAGATGTATTATAAATATGTGACACAAATGGGAGATTTATAAGAAGCAAATACAAGCCGACTTTGTGATTTGATGTGCGAGCTATTTTCCGAACATATTCGCTCATTTAGTGAACGCGTTCAATTGGCCTTTGAAAGATGCTAATTGCAGTGCTGCAATATATTTCACGACACAACAAATATTATATTTTGATTATATTCCACTGCacaatacatatattatataaaagCTGAAACATAACCAAAGGGAGGCAAGCTGAATGTTTATTTAGCAGGAGGGACGCGGGTGCATACTGAGAAGCTCATTCGTTGCTTTTCTTTTCCTCGTTGACAGTCAACTGAAGCCAGCGAGTCACATGACAACATCCACCAGCACACGGCGACAACTATGGAAGCAATCGTTCAATGATTTTATTTACTCAGCAACATGTCCACCAAGAACCGAAATGACCGATCTTTACCATTTTTAGAAGATTTTATAAGAGCAAACACAGGCACATATTTTCGTGACAGTATATAAGACCTCATAACTCCCTAATAGACATCATCGTGTCTTAAACGTTCCCTCCGCAGTATTAATGATTACTTGTGTATTTTTTCCAGCAACTAGGACTCCAGTAAACTGTCGCTCCACAGCGTTGTGTGCGACACGCTACCTTTTTAGTTATGCTTTTCTATTTATAGATTTTTATTGACATTGTTTAATTATTCCAATACATACCCTGGTAATAGACACCTCCCCCCATAAGCATGGGTTTTTCCCCCCATACAGACAGGTAGTAACTGTAATTACGTCACTGCATCAAGGATAAGGTTAGCAATGCTAGCATAACAGTCATCCTTCCAAACAGTTGTGAttggtggaaaataaaaattcttACACTGCACATTGAGCACCACGCTGTCGGCGAACCTCTCGTTGCGATACGTCACGATGCACGTCAGCTTCTGCTTGTGCGTCTCCCGGCCCGGTACGATGACGTAGTTGCTCCGCACCGTCACCGTGCCGTTCTGGTTGCGGGTTTCCTGGAAGGTGGCCTCCCCCTTCAGCCTGGTGTCCCACTTGATGACGCTGGGGGGCTTCCCGTTGGCCGACACGCAGGTGGCCACCGTCATCTTGCGGCGCTGGGCCCTGGCCACGATGGTGGGCGTGGTCAAGGTCATGCGGGTCATAGGGCGGGCTGCAACGAGAGCGGGTGTCGGTTGTGAAAAGTGTGATTAAAGCTCATTAAACCCAAGCCCGGTGTGATGAAAAGCGCACCTCACCCTCGGGGGGGCTGCAGAGTTCTAATCAGGCCGAGTTGCTCCTCCTCCCCTCAAAGCtaaaaagcaaagctctcacaGATGGAGCCCCCCACTCGGCCCAAATGCACACTCATCTCATTTGAATCCTTTGGGGGTTTCCAATTAGCAATCCACTCTTAGGACATGAAAAGGCAGGCGTGATGTTGCTAAATGCAGACACGACGTGCTTGCAGCTTCTTCAAGCTGATCCAGGCCCAAAACACACCACTGAGGCTCAGGGACACAAGGTGCACCCTGGCAACTGGGGCCACTTCAGGGTGGACTCCCACTCGAATAACTCAAAATAATCCCAAAGCAAAAACCACAGCACACTCAGGCACTTCTTAATTCGtctgcataataaagacatttcatcCGTGTGATTGGCACGTGATTAATGATAGTCTTGCGCAAAAGAAATAATCCGAATGACTAGAAATACGGTATGAACGCTCGTGTGTGAGTGGTGATGctttggattatttccagtctgtTTTTGCAACCGTAATTCACCCAATCATCATTTTAAAGCCTTGAAAGATGGCCTGCAAGATGAGATGATGCACCCTCAAGTGGATTATTGATCCCAGCCTCGTCTGCCAATTTTATTGACCGCTCTCTGTGGTGCCTTCCTGCTTTTTTTCagtgaaaaaaatagaaaaaaacgtgCTTGTGTGCCTCCAGCGTTGAAAAGGACAAGTCACCACCCCAATCATCACGCCTGACGTCCGCACTCGACCCAGTCATCAGCGGAGGTCGCGCTAACACAAACTCTGACTCTCTTTCTACAAACGGCTTGAGAGTGGAGGCTAAAGGCGGCACGCTGGAGGGGTTCAAACGCGGTTCTTTTGGCAGCGGAGACTTTGGCCTTTCTTTGAACTGTTGGATAAAGACGAAGATGTACCTTTTGACTTGCGTGTTATCTGACGcggaaaataaaacattcaagACTAATTTGACTGACCACCTTCAACCCATCCGGTCACAGCTTGGAAGAAATCTTCTCTTTTTGCTCTCAGCAGAACGTTCAGCATTAGACGCAGAAAAGGTTGCTTATGCTGTCACGGTGCGGAAAAAGAGGCTAGCAAACACTGTCACAACACGGTAgcgagggttagggttaggttagggttaggtttaaaTTTTAATGACTCCCCCATAACACTCTCTGGGAGTGCATAGAGAGATACGTAGAGAGCCACCTTCGATGCCCTGGCTCGCGCATGTCGCTACGACCCTCTGGGTCCCGGACAAGGCTATCCCTGCAACTCCTctggttaggtttagggttagctTAAAACAACATTGCGTCGTACTTACCAAAGACGGTGAGGTTGACCATGTTCTCGCGGTTGCCGGCTGGGAAGGTGGTGTACTCGCAGATGTACGCCGCCTCGTCGTGCAGCTGCAGGTTGGAGAAGACGATGGTGGTGTCCTCCAGCGAGGGCGTGCGGTGACGGACCGCCGCCTGCTTGAAGCTGACCCGCTCCTTGAAGGGCGACAGGACGGACACGCCCAGGGCCGGGTTGGCGATGGCCACGTTCTGCTTGGTTCCGTTAAGGAGCTTCTGCCAGGTGACTTGGGAGATCTTCACCGGCGGGCTGCTGTTGATGAAGATGCAGCGCAGCTCCACCTGGGAGCCAACAAAGCCCGACTTACTCGAGTCCATCTGGACCATCTGAGCGCTGCCGTCTACAAGAGACACATAGGAGAATGAAAATAAGAACTTAGTAAGTGGAAAGCATGGAAAGCCAGCATTGTCAGGAAAAATCACATCTATAATTGAGTTAAAAACTGCAGTTGTGCTTAAAGCCATGCTCGATGTCTGCATGAACGAGATGGTGGAAAGGATGGAAAGGATGGTTTCAAAgctcagaggttccactgtgcatgCACTGAAACACATCAGTCCCAACGATGCCTCCTAAATTGCTCCGTACATCATCCTCACCTCCTGCAGCCTCATCCCAAGTCCATCGGGTCTATCTAGCGCTCCTGATGAGATGGGAGGGCCCGACGACAACCAATGCATGACTAATGAATGAGAACAAGGACAACCAAGTCTGTTCAGCAGCCCCTACGCCCCTTAGAGAAGGTAAAACCTTTGTCATTTTAATTACCTTTCACTCCCAAATCCTTCAGTACCTGCCAGCTCCACTGGCAGCAtggaagcaaacacacacacacacactctaagaaaaaacaaaaccctaaccctaaacgcTAACGTGGCACGAGTACGGCATAGAAGTACTCCAGTACTGCATCCAAGTACTTAAATACTACATCCAAGTGCACAAGTAGGGCATCCAAGTACAACAGTACGGCATACAAGTGCTCCATACTGCACCTGAGTACATGAGTATGGCATACAATTACACAAGTACTGCATTGAAATACTTGAGTATTCCATCCAAGTACTTGAGTATGGCATAGGAGTACTTGAGTAGTGCATCCAAGTAGTGTGTGTAGTGAAGTATCAGCATAGGAAGGTGAACGTTTAGGtgagatgtgtgtgtttgttcctTCAGTGCAACAACAAGCTTGTTATTATCTTGGAAAGAGACGCGCCGGTCTTATCTCGACACCACGCCCTGATTCATGATGATGTCCCGTATCCTGGCCCCCGACACCCCCTGGTATTTCCAGGCAGCCAAGGTACGGGCCCGGACTCGGAGAAAGTGAATGTAAACGAGTCATCATGTGGAGTGGTGTGTGTGATTGAAGTGGTAGAAAGTGACACAAAGGAAGTTGTTGTCGTTGGTGAAAGAAGCTTTCATTGACATCGGATGAGCGGCAACGCTTCCTCTGGGACGTATTCATGACGGCGCCCCCGCCTGCCTGGTGCGTCAAACTGTCACATTTGCACAACGACACGGGCGGTAAATCAGCAGGAGTGCATCGTGtccatgtatttatttgctatTTTCCACATCAGCAGTTGCGGAGCGGCTGGTGGCGGCCCGTGAGGGACGGCGGCGTGGCGAAGGATCATTTCTTTGCATTGTTACAGCTTTTGCTCAAGCATGGCCGTCGCCGCCGACGCCTCCACGCTAGAGAAACTAAGTGACAACCTTTTCGAGTTAGCGAGCGCGCATCATCTTTCATTTCCCTCCGACCACGACTGCGGAGATTTGGTCTCATGGCACTTGAAGATGATAGATTGATTCGCTAACGCGGCTTGACAGGGGGGGCGAGCAACCTTGTCATGTGTACCTGGAGGAACACCTGTGTCCTTGCGCACCTTCGGGCCCAGCTTTATCTCCGCTTGCGTTTGCGCTCGGTGCGACTCGTCTGTGATATTTTCTCAAATGGCAAACCCAATTTGCCGGCTGGGGGGCTTTGAAAAACAATACAGAAATGCTGCAGTCCCTCCCTCCTTTCAAACTCACACACATGGAAACCAAAAGGGAGTTTGCATAATTCCGCAGCCCAAATCCCTGCTGCTGGAGGGCCAGGGGCGCCCACGGGGGACTCCACTCCCATAAAAGAGTGGAAGTCCTCGCCTGACGCTGCAGCGAATTGCAGCCTGCATCGCTGTCAGGAGGTGAGCTGCAACTGGCGGACTTCCTGAGAGATCTAGGAGGGGGAGGATATTTAGGGCTGCTGGATGGTTCTGCGTAGTCGCCTAGATCCTTGTTCTGCAGAGTCCTTGCAATTCCATAGCAAAACACTAGGGGTGCTGTTTTACCACGACACTCCcctatttagcttgttaaagTCCTTTGCCGCTAGTGAACAAGGGCAACTAAAGAGAGACAGTGAGCGCTATTGGAACTGGAAATGCAAATTAGCACCTACGGCCACGCCGgtaaggtgggtgaagtgtcttgcgcAAGGACACAACAACGGTGACtgggagcgaggatcgaaccaccaaccttctggtttctggacTACCTGTTCCACCTCTTGAGCCACTCAAACCCAGCAAACGCAGCATTTACGGTCCACTTCACCGCAACGCAAGCCTAGGTTTATTGGGAGGTGTACGTCATGTTAGGAGCATGAAACAACCTTTTGGGCATACTCACACGAGGCCCGTCCCAGGGTGCCAGGTGCCTGAgtgagaaaatctgaaaacacctGCTTGTCATTTCCATGCAGACAACCGCAACCGCTGTTTTACGaaaaacgatgacatcactgaACCGTCAcggtcacgtgaccagaagtgagctttgacctgaagccaacataatatctgaataatttggacggacatgactcaccccatcCGACATTTTTCTGATATTTTGTGACTcatagaagtaattccactttgtcgtaagtctagatgagccttagAAAGCGGAAGATGATGGATTTAtatgcatgcgttctttcttcttctatggtttggtgtgtcacgtggttcctggatgcaactatttactaatccggcacagtgtggacgcaatttTTTGCCATCTTGCCAAAACAATATCTCAggagcgttcccgtgtggacagggccctAGTGTGCTAAAGTTTGACACGATCGGAAGAGGTGGGGCATAGTCACAGTCATGTGATCGCGCCGTGCAAGTTCTTCATGATAAGAGAAACAATTTATACTGTAATAGAAACGAAACAGAAAGACTCTAAATGATATGCGTCATTAAGTCACGCGATTGCTCCTCACTCAAGTCATGAACGACAGCAGCCACCTGGCAACCGGTGCAACTCCAAATGAGACAAATCAGGAAGGCTGCAGGAAAACATCAGAATAGAAGTGGTGCATGGTACCAGCCTCCCGGCGGAACATTTAGACAGAGCCCGATGTGGCAAACAGAAGCCGGCGCCATCAGAAACCATCAGGCGCACACGGAGCGCTGCAGAGAGGTCTGATAACGACCCGCAATGGAAGACAAACTCCAGCGGCTTCTTTCATGTGGAGATGGAAGATTTGCAGCTGGATTCCAGCGTTCACATCGCTGCCATCCTTTCTCACCATCGCACACAAAAAGCTCAAATATCTATCGTCATATTTCTACAATACAATCACTACTAATGACTGTGAGTAAAATACATAGATACTATATTCAGCATCTCACGAGAAGGTAGGATTTTTAATAAAACTAACTTGTAATCCAGCAAGAattaacgtgtttttttttttttgttcagattttattattttttttttttacaagaatctTAATTGGAATAAAGCagtttttggtgaaaaatatcattttacaagaaaatgtatattttcagaAAAGGAAGTCCTAATACGAGAATGAAGcttccaaaaataaatattcttatcatttaaaaaaaagtaaatatttacaaatacaatatttacaaaaataaaaaaaatgtaaaaaaaacaacaaaaaaaattcagaaaagGAAGTCCTAATATGAGAATGACgcttccaaaaataaataaatattcttttcattaaaaaaaaatgtaaatatttacatttacaaaatttacaaaaataaaaaaatgtaaaaaaatatatttttaaaacttttttcagaAAAGGAAGTCCTAATACGAGAATGAAGcttccaaaaataaatattctttTCATTTAAAATCAAAAGTAatcttacatgaataaagtctgttttattatatatttttttaataatcatacatacatttttttcttcagcaaaacaaaaataatggaaGGTCTAACGGactaaagtcatattttatatatacagtatgtgtgtacagtatatatatatacagtatgtgtgtgtgtgtgtatatatctgTATCATATgcgtatatatatctatatatatatatatctctatatatatatatatatctatacatacatatatattatatatatgtatgtaagtatatagatatatgtgtatgtatatatatatatatatatatatatatatatatatatatatatatatatatatatatatatatatatatatatatatccacatatatgtatgtatgtatatagatatatgtgtatgtatatatatatatatatatatatatatatatatatatatatatatatatatatatatatatatatatacacatatatatatgtatgtatgtatatatgtatatatatatatatatatatatatatatttatatatatatatatatatatatatatatatatatatatatatatatatatatatatatatatatatatatatatatatacagtatacagtataaacagaATTGCAGGGACAAAGGTCCTGTCCCTCCTCTGTCCCTCCTCTGTCCCTCCTCTGTTACGGCGGTGATGTTACATCAGAAGCAGGTTGACTTCTGAATAGTGTGTCTCTAATGGAGAACAGCCCCATAAAAAAGAACGCAGCTTTTCCAGTCGGTGTGAAAGTGTCTCCTTTTgacataaaacaacagcaaagcagGCCAGCCCTCTCCATAAAACAAGCGCTCCTTGGCAGCTCGTCTTGCCAACGCCGTTTTCAAAAGACAATTACTGGCTCGTTTGCCGCTGCACTGATCCcagaagaaagtcatttgtggCAGAGTTGGGAATAATTCACTGCTGAAGACGCCAGCCAggccgcagacgaagcacggccgtGCACGTATTTCACAGGCGACGCTTCATTCATGTCGACCGTTTAAAGACGCGGCCTAGAGAGATAGCTAGCGAGACGTCGACATCAAAAGTGTTCCGCTGCATTTGCGCCAGTGATGAACGTTAGCGACAACACTTCCTTCATTTTTGAAGTGGGCGGGATCAAAGGCAGCCTGACCCGCTCAGGATAATGAATGCTTAACGTGCTTGCCGTTCCCACGGCGACCATGAAGGCCATCCTCATTCACTCACGGCCACACATGAGCCacttatttctatttattcaaGAATGAAATACACGATACTGTATATTCTtgattaaaaagttgtaattaagcGAAAATGTTAgtaaataaaagtcataatcttaATCATGTATAATTATATGACTAattaattcatatttatttagttttttattcgttaagtaaaataataacatagtaACGTTATACAACACTAATAATAGTCATTTTGAAGATGAGGTAGATCTTTTTCATTAAAAAGCTGTAAgtaaaaaagtcctaattttaatATGTACACTTATATTACTCATCAATAattcattatattttttaaatttgttaatcaattaattaaaaaataaaatgtaaataatggcGGCTGTCAAAAACAGAGCGTCAATGGCGGcatctaatttatttaattccgttacatttttttaattacgtaCATTTTTGAAGTA is drawn from Dunckerocampus dactyliophorus isolate RoL2022-P2 chromosome 12, RoL_Ddac_1.1, whole genome shotgun sequence and contains these coding sequences:
- the nectin1b gene encoding nectin cell adhesion molecule 1b isoform X2, which produces MAQLCAGIYVLLLALHVQDGSAQMVQMDSSKSGFVGSQVELRCIFINSSPPVKISQVTWQKLLNGTKQNVAIANPALGVSVLSPFKERVSFKQAAVRHRTPSLEDTTIVFSNLQLHDEAAYICEYTTFPAGNRENMVNLTVFARPMTRMTLTTPTIVARAQRRKMTVATCVSANGKPPSVIKWDTRLKGEATFQETRNQNGTVTVRSNYVIVPGRETHKQKLTCIVTYRNERFADSVVLNVQYEPEVKIEGFDGNWYLNRQNVQLTCRADANPPVTIYQWKLLNGSLPSNVEIRNNSLFFKGAVTYDLAGTYVCDATNGIGTRTGIVDVNITEKPMARGPPGGVIGILGGIVAIGLIIGVAVTVVMVHRRQQKTRTETDNDLIAVAAVADSCVTQAAEKPESATRTDLPPAHKPAPPPPKKKNSDMKGHLTSDDIQVVHLDKDEEMQKLPLQPPYYDMAPSESTPFTDKPNSGHKDCEVQYAELDTAALASSPSPRSSALSGPGDLVEAGMLVFLDVEMCEESL
- the nectin1b gene encoding nectin cell adhesion molecule 1b isoform X4, whose product is MAQLCAGIYVLLLALHVQDGSAQMVQMDSSKSGFVGSQVELRCIFINSSPPVKISQVTWQKLLNGTKQNVAIANPALGVSVLSPFKERVSFKQAAVRHRTPSLEDTTIVFSNLQLHDEAAYICEYTTFPAGNRENMVNLTVFARPMTRMTLTTPTIVARAQRRKMTVATCVSANGKPPSVIKWDTRLKGEATFQETRNQNGTVTVRSNYVIVPGRETHKQKLTCIVTYRNERFADSVVLNVQYEPEVKIEGFDGNWYLNRQNVQLTCRADANPPVTIYQWKLLNGSLPSNVEIRNNSLFFKGAVTYDLAGTYVCDATNGIGTRTGIVDVNITEKPMARGPPGGVIGILGGIVAIGLIIGVAVTVVMVHRRQQKTRTETDNDLIAVAAVADSCVTQAAEKPESATRTDLPPAHKPAPPPPKKKNSDMKGHLTSDDIQVVHLDKDEEMQKLPLQPPYYDMAPSESTPFTDKPNSGHKDCEVQYAELDTAALASSPSPRSSALSGPGDLVEYATIQPSSH
- the nectin1b gene encoding nectin cell adhesion molecule 1b isoform X3, translating into MAQLCAGIYVLLLALHVQDGSAQMVQMDSSKSGFVGSQVELRCIFINSSPPVKISQVTWQKLLNGTKQNVAIANPALGVSVLSPFKERVSFKQAAVRHRTPSLEDTTIVFSNLQLHDEAAYICEYTTFPAGNRENMVNLTVFARPMTRMTLTTPTIVARAQRRKMTVATCVSANGKPPSVIKWDTRLKGEATFQETRNQNGTVTVRSNYVIVPGRETHKQKLTCIVTYRNERFADSVVLNVQYEPEVKIEGFDGNWYLNRQNVQLTCRADANPPVTIYQWKLLNGSLPSNVEIRNNSLFFKGAVTYDLAGTYVCDATNGIGTRTGIVDVNITEKPMARGPPGGVIGILGGIVAIGLIIGVAVTVVMVHRRQQKTRTETDNDLTDLPPAHKPAPPPPKKKNSDMKGHLTSDDIQVVHLDKDEEMQKLPLQPPYYDMAPSESTPFTDKPDSGKHPEEPLNPAEYMSHQRDMEHLAESQPAQAHPPVTFLPQHAYAQPPSNEPMYSNTGFSAPGSRPPFPKEQSV
- the nectin1b gene encoding nectin cell adhesion molecule 1b isoform X5, giving the protein MAQLCAGIYVLLLALHVQDGSAQMVQMDSSKSGFVGSQVELRCIFINSSPPVKISQVTWQKLLNGTKQNVAIANPALGVSVLSPFKERVSFKQAAVRHRTPSLEDTTIVFSNLQLHDEAAYICEYTTFPAGNRENMVNLTVFARPMTRMTLTTPTIVARAQRRKMTVATCVSANGKPPSVIKWDTRLKGEATFQETRNQNGTVTVRSNYVIVPGRETHKQKLTCIVTYRNERFADSVVLNVQYEPEVKIEGFDGNWYLNRQNVQLTCRADANPPVTIYQWKLLNGSLPSNVEIRNNSLFFKGAVTYDLAGTYVCDATNGIGTRTGIVDVNITEKPMARGPPGGVIGILGGIVAIGLIIGVAVTVVMVHRRQQKTRTETDNDLIAVAAVADSCVTQAAEKPESATRTDLPPAHKPAPPPPKKKNSDMKGHLTSDDIQVVHLDKDEEMQKLPLQPPYYDMAPSESTPFTDKPNSGHKDCEVQYAELDTAALASSPSPRSSALSGPGDLVETLGNIRKSR
- the nectin1b gene encoding nectin cell adhesion molecule 1b isoform X6 — encoded protein: MAQLCAGIYVLLLALHVQDGSAQMVQMDSSKSGFVGSQVELRCIFINSSPPVKISQVTWQKLLNGTKQNVAIANPALGVSVLSPFKERVSFKQAAVRHRTPSLEDTTIVFSNLQLHDEAAYICEYTTFPAGNRENMVNLTVFARPMTRMTLTTPTIVARAQRRKMTVATCVSANGKPPSVIKWDTRLKGEATFQETRNQNGTVTVRSNYVIVPGRETHKQKLTCIVTYRNERFADSVVLNVQYEPEVKIEGFDGNWYLNRQNVQLTCRADANPPVTIYQWKLLNGSLPSNVEIRNNSLFFKGAVTYDLAGTYVCDATNGIGTRTGIVDVNITEFPNNPPGGDEIPQEQHNAGVAIGVAVGGVALLGVAAILLFVFLRRRQRTFKGDYSTKKHVFGNGYSKAGGMPAHPPMPKNLQYPDDSDDEKKPTQIGGGGGGFEASERDFDGEAEDLKRPYFTVDEGESRDYDERTLTFQYDPEPEIADDMISQTDGSVISKKEWYV